A window from Mytilus galloprovincialis chromosome 8, xbMytGall1.hap1.1, whole genome shotgun sequence encodes these proteins:
- the LOC143043253 gene encoding acid-sensing ion channel 4-B-like isoform X2: MIRYTKEMVFNTNIVEEFKNTSSIHGLSRFGGPELYSRRKLIWIILVLAAASGLFIFVILEFLHLSHNPTITSFTTSIQETIDFPAVTVCNLNQVKSSVLECFSEKDKLEASKTFYALSELSIILEHFGLRSTQTPIPGDVLYSCARNHSHQIGDMIRYCHFKQELIDCKDIFTPIMTELGVCYTFNKDAKMVAESVGETAGLRFFVNIQQDLYFFSSTIQTGVKVVLHDPSEEPLPSLRGFLVGPGLSAGCSIRKTKVITLPSPYGSCREVSDKLSGIGTYSELTCFKHCFDDYLVQKCGCRHLFSNGKAEFCDSQQLIDCYAEYQKNISRDSDFLHNCSCPPNCETTKYETSLSYAAFTSNFIASYLFNQSVLPNEDYLRNFIDLRLFYNSMIEEATEEVPEKTVGSILGTVGGQMGMFIGASILSIVEIIEFFCLLMTKGSQKVANSKKRKLDESTDHIDETENTSKM, from the exons ATGATAAGGTATACAAAAGAAATGGTCTTTAATACTAACATTGTAGAGGAATTTAAGAATACTTCTTCAATCCATGGACTATCAAGATTTGGAGGACCAGAATTATACTCTAGACGCAA GCTCATATGGATTATCTTGGTCCTGGCGGCAGCCTCTGGACTTTTTATATTTGTGATATTAGAATTTCTCCATCTTTCACACAACCCTACCATCACAAGTTTTACCACATCTATACAGGAAACCATTGACTTCCCTGCAGTAACTGTGTGTAACTTAAACCAAGTAAAAAGTTCCGTGTTAGAATGTTTTTCGGAAAAGGATAAACTGGAAGCATCGAAGACATTCTACGCTCTCAGTGAACTGTCAATAATCTTAGAACATTTCGGCCTAAGGTCGACACAAACCCCGATCCCAGGGGATGTACTATACAGCTGTGCACGAAATCATTCTCATCAGATTGGAGACATGATCAGATATTGTCATTTCAAACAAGAGCTCATTGACTGTAAAGATATCTTTACTCCTATAATGACAGAACTTGGTGTGTGttatactttcaataaagatgcaAAGATGGTGGCAGAGTCTGTTGGAGAAACGGCTGGCTTGAGATTCTTTGTTAATATTCAACAAGacttatatttcttttcttcaacTATACAAACTGGTGTAAAG GTTGTACTTCATGATCCATCAGAAGAGCCATTGCCATCGTTGAGAGGATTTCTAGTTGGTCCAGGCCTATCTGCGGGATGTTCTATAAGGAAAACCAAG GTGATTACACTTCCAAGTCCGTATGGTAGTTGCCGAGAGGTTTCTGATAAATTATCAGGAATTGGAACATATTCAGAGCTGACGtgttttaaacattgttttgACGACTACCTCGTACAAAAATGTGGTTGCAGACATTTATTTTCGAATG gtAAAGCAGAGTTTTGTGACAGTCAACAACTGATAGATTGTTATGCCGAGTACCAAA AAAACATATCCCGGGATTCAGATTTCCTACACAATTGTTCGTGTCCACCAAACTGTGAGACGACAAAGTACGAGACTTCACTGTCGTATGCTGCATTCACTTCCAACTTCATAGCTTCGTACTTATTCAACCAATCTGTTCTGCCAAATGAAGATTATTTAAG AAATTTCATCGATTTGCGTCTCTTTTACAATTCGATGATAGAGGAAGCAACGGAAGAGGTCCCAGAAAAGACAGTTGGTAGTattttag GGACGGTTGGTGGACAGATGGGAATGTTCATAGGAGCCAGCATCCTGTCAATTGTAGAGATCATAGAATTTTTCTGTTTGCTGATGACTAAAGGAAGTCAAAAGGTTGCcaattcgaaaaaaagaaaattggatGAATCTACTGATCATATAGATGAAACTGAAAACACTAGTAAAATgtga
- the LOC143043253 gene encoding acid-sensing ion channel 1A-like isoform X1 yields MIRYTKEMVFNTNIVEEFKNTSSIHGLSRFGGPELYSRRKLIWIILVLAAASGLFIFVILEFLHLSHNPTITSFTTSIQETIDFPAVTVCNLNQVKSSVLECFSEKDKLEASKTFYALSELSIILEHFGLRSTQTPIPGDVLYSCARNHSHQIGDMIRYCHFKQELIDCKDIFTPIMTELGVCYTFNKDAKMVAESVGETAGLRFFVNIQQDLYFFSSTIQTGVKVVLHDPSEEPLPSLRGFLVGPGLSAGCSIRKTKVITLPSPYGSCREVSDKLSGIGTYSELTCFKHCFDDYLVQKCGCRHLFSNGKAEFCDSQQLIDCYAEYQKNISRDSDFLHNCSCPPNCETTKYETSLSYAAFTSNFIASYLFNQSVLPNEDYLSRNFIDLRLFYNSMIEEATEEVPEKTVGSILGTVGGQMGMFIGASILSIVEIIEFFCLLMTKGSQKVANSKKRKLDESTDHIDETENTSKM; encoded by the exons ATGATAAGGTATACAAAAGAAATGGTCTTTAATACTAACATTGTAGAGGAATTTAAGAATACTTCTTCAATCCATGGACTATCAAGATTTGGAGGACCAGAATTATACTCTAGACGCAA GCTCATATGGATTATCTTGGTCCTGGCGGCAGCCTCTGGACTTTTTATATTTGTGATATTAGAATTTCTCCATCTTTCACACAACCCTACCATCACAAGTTTTACCACATCTATACAGGAAACCATTGACTTCCCTGCAGTAACTGTGTGTAACTTAAACCAAGTAAAAAGTTCCGTGTTAGAATGTTTTTCGGAAAAGGATAAACTGGAAGCATCGAAGACATTCTACGCTCTCAGTGAACTGTCAATAATCTTAGAACATTTCGGCCTAAGGTCGACACAAACCCCGATCCCAGGGGATGTACTATACAGCTGTGCACGAAATCATTCTCATCAGATTGGAGACATGATCAGATATTGTCATTTCAAACAAGAGCTCATTGACTGTAAAGATATCTTTACTCCTATAATGACAGAACTTGGTGTGTGttatactttcaataaagatgcaAAGATGGTGGCAGAGTCTGTTGGAGAAACGGCTGGCTTGAGATTCTTTGTTAATATTCAACAAGacttatatttcttttcttcaacTATACAAACTGGTGTAAAG GTTGTACTTCATGATCCATCAGAAGAGCCATTGCCATCGTTGAGAGGATTTCTAGTTGGTCCAGGCCTATCTGCGGGATGTTCTATAAGGAAAACCAAG GTGATTACACTTCCAAGTCCGTATGGTAGTTGCCGAGAGGTTTCTGATAAATTATCAGGAATTGGAACATATTCAGAGCTGACGtgttttaaacattgttttgACGACTACCTCGTACAAAAATGTGGTTGCAGACATTTATTTTCGAATG gtAAAGCAGAGTTTTGTGACAGTCAACAACTGATAGATTGTTATGCCGAGTACCAAA AAAACATATCCCGGGATTCAGATTTCCTACACAATTGTTCGTGTCCACCAAACTGTGAGACGACAAAGTACGAGACTTCACTGTCGTATGCTGCATTCACTTCCAACTTCATAGCTTCGTACTTATTCAACCAATCTGTTCTGCCAAATGAAGATTATTTAAG TAGAAATTTCATCGATTTGCGTCTCTTTTACAATTCGATGATAGAGGAAGCAACGGAAGAGGTCCCAGAAAAGACAGTTGGTAGTattttag GGACGGTTGGTGGACAGATGGGAATGTTCATAGGAGCCAGCATCCTGTCAATTGTAGAGATCATAGAATTTTTCTGTTTGCTGATGACTAAAGGAAGTCAAAAGGTTGCcaattcgaaaaaaagaaaattggatGAATCTACTGATCATATAGATGAAACTGAAAACACTAGTAAAATgtga